Proteins encoded by one window of Cellvibrio sp. KY-GH-1:
- a CDS encoding tryptophan halogenase family protein: MDKPWRILILGGGTAGWMAANLFAKQWPREQVQITLIEAPEIPIIGVGEGSTPSLKRFFKTLDIPECEWMPQCQATYKANIRFVDWSPASGVSNYSHPFYSQPDVFNERAFFTNCRTRRLGLDVVTEPERFFINGELARQGKAPVAPKNFPFQMEYGYHFDSQLLGRYLARVAAARGVVHRQATFAQVLRNDAGDISALQTRAGDLIRGDFFIDCTGFSSLLMQRGLAVPFRSYAQQLFNDSAVVMPSAAAQDYPVETRSTALTAGWCWHIPLIHRTGNGYVYSSQFINKDQAEAEFRAHLGVIDSAQECRHLQMRVGQLEQHWVFNCVGLGLSQGFIEPLEATALHLVQLTIEALIDALNQHQFTCAGREQFNRTVNNHFEGVRDYILAHYKLNTRGLVNGAGDDAGYWRANRDNKHMPESLLQLLDVWFRCGDLAEELVQRKIKPAFNAASWHCLLAGYGAFPPLAPNQPGQGKGDLYRECDVAKFVEGCALNFPLHKTLLMNDRKLIEPGA; encoded by the coding sequence GTGGATAAACCATGGCGCATCCTAATCCTCGGCGGTGGTACTGCGGGCTGGATGGCAGCGAATTTATTTGCAAAACAATGGCCGCGTGAGCAAGTCCAGATAACCTTAATCGAAGCACCGGAAATTCCTATCATTGGTGTGGGCGAAGGTTCTACACCCTCGCTCAAACGTTTTTTTAAAACGCTCGATATTCCCGAGTGCGAATGGATGCCGCAATGTCAGGCAACTTACAAAGCCAATATTCGCTTTGTCGATTGGAGTCCCGCCTCGGGAGTCAGTAATTATTCCCATCCGTTTTATTCCCAGCCGGATGTATTTAACGAGCGCGCATTTTTTACTAATTGTCGCACGCGCCGCCTGGGTTTGGATGTGGTTACCGAGCCTGAGCGGTTCTTTATTAACGGCGAATTGGCGCGGCAAGGCAAAGCGCCTGTGGCACCGAAAAATTTTCCGTTTCAGATGGAGTACGGCTATCACTTTGATTCGCAATTGCTCGGGCGCTATTTGGCACGGGTTGCTGCTGCGCGCGGAGTGGTTCATCGCCAGGCAACCTTCGCGCAGGTGCTGCGCAATGACGCAGGTGATATTAGCGCGCTGCAAACCCGCGCCGGCGATTTGATTCGCGGTGATTTTTTTATCGATTGCACCGGTTTTTCTTCGCTATTAATGCAACGGGGTTTGGCTGTGCCCTTTCGCTCTTACGCACAGCAATTGTTTAACGATAGCGCCGTGGTAATGCCCAGTGCCGCCGCGCAAGATTATCCCGTGGAAACTCGCTCTACCGCATTAACCGCCGGCTGGTGTTGGCATATTCCGCTAATCCATCGCACCGGAAATGGCTATGTTTATAGCAGTCAATTTATCAACAAAGATCAAGCGGAAGCCGAATTTCGCGCGCACCTGGGAGTCATTGATTCGGCGCAGGAGTGCCGTCATCTGCAAATGCGCGTTGGGCAATTGGAGCAACACTGGGTCTTCAATTGCGTTGGCTTGGGATTGTCGCAAGGGTTTATAGAACCACTGGAAGCCACAGCATTGCATTTGGTGCAATTAACAATTGAAGCCCTGATTGATGCCTTGAATCAGCATCAATTTACCTGCGCTGGGCGCGAACAATTTAATCGCACAGTGAATAATCATTTTGAGGGTGTGCGCGACTATATTCTCGCGCATTACAAACTCAACACGCGTGGCTTGGTCAATGGCGCGGGCGACGATGCAGGTTATTGGCGCGCGAACCGCGACAATAAGCACATGCCTGAATCCCTTCTGCAACTATTGGATGTGTGGTTTCGCTGCGGTGATTTAGCGGAGGAACTTGTGCAACGAAAAATAAAACCTGCCTTCAATGCCGCATCCTGGCATTGTTTGCTGGCAGGCTACGGGGCGTTTCCGCCGCTGGCGCCCAATCAACCGGGGCAGGGCAAAGGAGATCTTTATCGCGAATGCGACGTCGCTAAATTTGTGGAGGGTTGTGCGCTGAATTTTCCGCTACATAAAACGCTGTTGATGAACGACAGAAAATTAATTGAGCCAGGCGCCTAA
- a CDS encoding type II toxin-antitoxin system Phd/YefM family antitoxin, protein MKTELVTTLKREATKILAELHDTKEPVLITEHGLPSAYLVDVEDYEFMVDRMKLLEGIARGEKDILEGRVLTHAQAKDKLKKWLK, encoded by the coding sequence ATGAAAACCGAGCTTGTCACCACCCTGAAGCGTGAAGCCACCAAAATTTTGGCCGAGCTGCACGACACTAAAGAACCCGTGCTTATCACCGAACACGGTTTACCTTCAGCTTATCTAGTAGATGTTGAAGACTATGAGTTTATGGTTGACCGGATGAAGCTATTAGAAGGAATAGCACGAGGCGAAAAAGATATTTTAGAAGGACGAGTATTAACGCACGCACAAGCTAAGGATAAGCTGAAGAAATGGTTGAAATAA
- a CDS encoding DUF4287 domain-containing protein, with protein sequence MSPAEKVKGPASYFPSIETKYGQPVEHWFKLLQQQSDLKHMEMVNWLKREHGMGHGHANALVAYLRNQEKR encoded by the coding sequence ATGTCCCCCGCCGAAAAAGTAAAAGGTCCCGCATCTTACTTTCCTTCCATCGAAACCAAATACGGCCAACCGGTTGAACACTGGTTCAAATTACTTCAGCAGCAAAGTGACCTCAAGCACATGGAGATGGTCAACTGGCTCAAGCGCGAACATGGAATGGGGCACGGGCATGCCAATGCGTTAGTCGCCTACTTGCGAAATCAGGAGAAACGCTAA
- a CDS encoding GNAT family N-acetyltransferase, whose amino-acid sequence MNPKWLYETTLTGKIVTLTPLQPEHKNGLLEAACDGELWNLWYTSVPNSNTIDTYLNQAFNDQYDGRALLFAVVDNDTQKIIGTTRYCNADNLNHRVEIGYTWYAKSFQRTGVNTECKYLLLNHAFETLNAIAVEFRTHWHNQASRNAIARLGAKQDGILRNHQKNAEGVYRDTVVFSIIDQEWPTVKKNLIYKMEASSL is encoded by the coding sequence ATGAACCCCAAATGGCTTTACGAAACAACCCTGACCGGAAAAATTGTCACATTGACTCCACTCCAACCCGAACACAAAAACGGCTTACTCGAAGCAGCCTGTGATGGTGAACTGTGGAATCTGTGGTACACATCGGTTCCCAACAGCAACACGATTGATACCTATCTTAATCAGGCATTTAACGATCAGTATGATGGCCGCGCTTTGCTCTTTGCCGTTGTCGATAACGACACCCAAAAGATTATTGGCACCACCCGCTATTGCAATGCCGACAATTTGAATCACCGCGTGGAAATTGGTTACACATGGTATGCAAAGTCATTCCAACGAACCGGTGTAAATACCGAGTGCAAGTACCTACTGCTCAATCACGCATTTGAAACTCTTAACGCTATCGCCGTTGAGTTTCGTACCCATTGGCACAATCAAGCATCACGCAACGCGATTGCACGGCTCGGCGCAAAACAAGATGGGATACTGCGTAATCACCAGAAAAATGCCGAAGGGGTTTACCGGGACACAGTCGTGTTCTCGATCATTGATCAGGAATGGCCAACAGTTAAAAAAAACCTGATATATAAAATGGAAGCTTCATCACTATGA
- a CDS encoding murein L,D-transpeptidase family protein → MKMIFFLALLTSSIACAEVDLVKVDKSANKMCLLEGDKIVKEYHVALGANPKGHKQQEGDERTPEGTYTLDYKKEDSAFYRAMHISYPNQQDIESAKKRGVPPGGFIMIHGQKNGLEWMTAISQNFNWTNGCIALTNTEMDEFMKLVATGTKIQIDW, encoded by the coding sequence ATGAAAATGATATTTTTTCTCGCACTCCTGACTTCATCAATCGCTTGCGCAGAGGTCGATTTGGTAAAAGTCGATAAATCTGCAAACAAAATGTGCTTATTGGAGGGAGATAAAATCGTCAAGGAATATCATGTAGCGCTGGGAGCGAATCCAAAGGGGCACAAACAACAAGAAGGGGACGAGCGCACCCCAGAGGGAACCTACACACTGGATTACAAAAAAGAAGATTCCGCTTTTTACCGTGCAATGCACATTTCCTACCCCAATCAGCAAGACATTGAAAGTGCAAAGAAACGAGGTGTACCACCGGGAGGATTTATCATGATTCACGGGCAAAAAAATGGCCTTGAATGGATGACTGCCATTAGCCAGAACTTTAATTGGACTAACGGCTGCATCGCCTTAACCAATACGGAAATGGATGAATTTATGAAGCTGGTTGCGACAGGGACAAAAATTCAGATTGATTGGTAA
- a CDS encoding alpha/beta fold hydrolase: MHIILLRGLAREAAHWLHFPQQLQHTLGPRWNIHCIDFPGCGIHYQESPLDSIQQMTEYAQAQLAALQISEPIYVVGISMGGMIALNWAQQFPAQVAGVVLINSSAGDQPVYWRLKPRAWPAIIAALLLPARWREHLVLRHVSNNRPKFKTHLQQWLAIQTQHPVSRTTIISMLGAAARFRPQHNCAVRGLIIASAGDRFVNCNASKDLARRFNWPLELHPDAGHDLPLDAPDWLCQVLGAWLN, encoded by the coding sequence ATGCATATTATTTTATTGCGCGGCCTGGCGCGCGAAGCAGCTCACTGGTTGCATTTTCCGCAACAGTTACAACACACACTCGGCCCCCGCTGGAATATTCACTGCATTGATTTCCCCGGTTGTGGAATTCATTATCAGGAAAGTCCGCTCGACTCCATCCAGCAGATGACCGAATACGCGCAGGCACAACTTGCCGCCCTCCAGATCAGCGAACCAATTTATGTGGTTGGTATTTCCATGGGAGGCATGATCGCATTGAATTGGGCACAACAATTTCCCGCGCAAGTTGCCGGTGTGGTATTGATTAATTCCAGTGCTGGCGATCAGCCAGTGTATTGGCGATTAAAGCCGCGCGCCTGGCCAGCCATTATCGCGGCGCTATTATTACCTGCTCGCTGGCGTGAACACCTGGTGTTACGTCACGTCAGCAATAATCGCCCAAAATTCAAGACACATTTGCAGCAGTGGCTGGCGATTCAAACTCAACATCCGGTTTCACGCACAACCATCATTAGCATGCTGGGTGCTGCTGCGCGCTTTCGCCCGCAGCACAATTGCGCAGTGCGCGGGTTAATTATCGCCAGCGCGGGCGATCGCTTTGTCAATTGCAACGCAAGCAAAGATCTCGCTCGGCGATTTAATTGGCCACTAGAGTTGCACCCGGATGCAGGTCACGACTTGCCATTGGACGCCCCCGATTGGCTCTGCCAAGTATTAGGCGCCTGGCTCAATTAA
- a CDS encoding ligand-binding sensor domain-containing diguanylate cyclase produces the protein MCLFTPTNVGRLFVAYALLSTLAFSAKTSAAAQTVDYPKNIYFRNIMQNQDIALGEVEAILQDYQGFMWLGGRNALLRYDGYEFAPIPAAKDPQELSKTEPVNQVLDLVEDKHHNLWAATRSGLYRYDRDHEVLVPVKSLNALLDAGGAVNTIAEHSDGKILLGTANGLGILDPTSEKLEILNQQTGGLPSNQISDIVVDEEGKIWLGQETGLTHLDLAARQFTQHIPNPDNPKSTLENSVRVVAVDHRQRIWIGGDNGIYRLDQNTGAFTNYRYDPKDTSSLGNNFSRQIYVDRNGWIWTGSDGAGISLYNEANDNWIRFERGDGGNGRLVSNTIRRIYEDRIGDLWIGTYPSGVHIYDRSSTAVRVYQKSLTENLGPNDNNVEAIVEDREGNFWLGSGGISRLDPKTDLFTHYKHTTDEDSRVATTAVLNGRMDSRGNLLFSTWGSGIQKYNPVTDRFDTLPVDPDQSKRGETNGDKLNDLMVWNIFEDRSHKLWYSTHYNGLTRFDPATGRYDYFPHDDAKPDSISSAVIWVSFEDSQGRLWAGSAYGLNRMDRTTGTFKRYLPDAKNPRSLANGSVLSILEDVKGRLWFGTDMGLHLYHPETDDFTLYNTRNGFADQGIRAILEDSHGNLWLGTNNGIVRFNPDTLTVKNYTRINGQLIGGVATGAGLVTSSGDIAFGSRNGLYFFDVDQLDNYQNSIAPNIALTDFRLFTEKVVVDGADKLLTRAITQTDSITLDYTQSMISFSFAALNFRESEKNLYAYRLEGFDDQWRTVGNQRNALYTNLPAGNYQFRVKASNNDGIWNEEGHSIQLIVLPPPWKTWWAYSIYTALFLGILLMFVRNQHQKVVVAQKISHELEQKVTERTAELRSKNSELESAYAQLEAISLSDPLTGLSNRRYLQKLMPMDTAKVQREYSAAQSREPRKKPTPDLTFFILDVDHFKSVNDIYGHTAGDQLLIQLSDLLTHICRESDCVVRWGGEEFLVVSRFADRDDGPLMAERIRKTIAEHTFKLPDGSDLKKTCSIGYACFPFLREAPTALSWEQVIDVADHALYAAKKSGRNRSVGLSATSTTRANDLHQEIGSNLQGMIHNQELHVIAQNADVLVWD, from the coding sequence ATGTGCTTATTTACGCCAACCAACGTCGGCCGGTTGTTTGTTGCCTATGCACTCCTAAGCACGCTCGCATTCAGCGCAAAAACCAGTGCTGCAGCCCAAACAGTGGATTACCCAAAAAATATTTACTTCCGCAACATCATGCAGAACCAGGATATTGCTCTGGGCGAAGTGGAAGCCATACTGCAGGACTATCAGGGGTTTATGTGGCTCGGCGGGAGAAACGCGCTCTTGCGCTACGATGGTTATGAATTTGCACCAATTCCCGCGGCGAAAGATCCTCAGGAGCTAAGCAAGACCGAACCCGTTAATCAGGTACTGGACTTGGTGGAAGACAAGCACCATAACCTGTGGGCGGCAACTCGCTCGGGTTTGTATCGCTATGATCGCGATCACGAAGTTTTGGTTCCGGTAAAAAGCCTAAATGCCTTGCTCGATGCAGGCGGAGCTGTAAACACTATTGCTGAGCACAGCGATGGCAAAATTCTGTTAGGCACTGCGAATGGTCTCGGCATTCTGGACCCCACCAGCGAAAAACTGGAGATTCTCAACCAGCAAACCGGTGGGTTACCGAGCAATCAGATCAGCGACATTGTGGTCGATGAGGAAGGGAAGATCTGGTTGGGGCAGGAGACAGGGTTAACACATCTGGATTTAGCCGCACGCCAATTCACCCAGCATATTCCCAACCCGGACAACCCCAAGTCCACCTTGGAAAATAGTGTTCGGGTGGTCGCTGTAGATCATCGTCAGCGCATTTGGATCGGTGGCGACAATGGGATCTATCGGTTGGACCAAAATACCGGCGCCTTTACTAACTATCGCTATGACCCCAAAGATACTTCCAGCCTCGGCAATAATTTTTCCCGTCAGATTTACGTAGACCGCAATGGCTGGATCTGGACGGGCAGTGATGGCGCGGGCATCAGCTTGTATAACGAAGCGAACGACAACTGGATTCGCTTTGAGCGCGGCGACGGCGGCAACGGCCGCTTGGTTAGCAACACCATTCGCCGTATTTATGAAGACCGCATCGGCGATCTCTGGATCGGCACCTACCCTTCAGGTGTGCACATCTATGACCGCTCCAGTACGGCGGTCCGGGTGTATCAAAAATCGTTGACCGAAAATCTGGGGCCCAATGACAACAATGTGGAAGCAATTGTCGAGGATCGAGAGGGCAATTTCTGGCTCGGCTCAGGCGGTATATCGCGCTTGGACCCTAAAACTGATCTTTTCACCCATTACAAGCATACGACCGACGAAGATTCACGAGTGGCCACGACCGCCGTGCTGAATGGGCGAATGGACTCGCGCGGCAATTTGCTCTTTAGCACCTGGGGTTCAGGCATCCAGAAATACAACCCCGTTACGGATCGCTTTGATACATTGCCGGTTGACCCGGATCAGAGCAAGCGTGGCGAAACAAACGGCGACAAATTAAATGACCTGATGGTGTGGAATATTTTTGAGGATCGCAGCCATAAACTTTGGTATAGCACCCACTACAATGGCTTAACGCGTTTTGATCCTGCAACCGGCCGCTACGATTATTTTCCCCACGATGATGCAAAACCGGACAGCATCTCCAGCGCGGTGATTTGGGTATCTTTCGAGGATTCCCAAGGGCGACTCTGGGCGGGCTCGGCCTATGGACTCAATCGGATGGACCGCACTACTGGCACGTTTAAGCGCTATTTGCCGGACGCTAAAAATCCACGCAGCCTGGCCAACGGGTCGGTGTTATCTATTCTTGAGGATGTCAAAGGACGCCTTTGGTTCGGCACTGATATGGGGCTGCACCTCTATCATCCAGAGACAGATGACTTCACGCTCTACAACACCCGCAATGGCTTTGCCGACCAAGGTATACGAGCGATTCTTGAGGATAGCCACGGCAATTTATGGTTGGGCACTAACAACGGCATAGTGCGCTTTAATCCCGACACCCTCACCGTCAAAAACTACACGCGAATTAATGGGCAGCTGATTGGTGGTGTGGCAACTGGCGCGGGATTGGTCACCAGCTCCGGTGACATCGCCTTTGGCTCGCGCAACGGTTTGTATTTTTTCGATGTTGATCAGCTCGACAATTATCAAAATAGTATTGCACCCAATATCGCATTAACCGATTTCCGCTTGTTTACCGAAAAGGTGGTGGTAGACGGGGCGGACAAGCTACTAACCCGCGCAATCACACAAACTGACTCCATCACCCTGGATTACACCCAGTCGATGATTTCGTTTAGCTTTGCGGCATTGAATTTTCGCGAATCAGAAAAGAATCTTTACGCCTACCGGCTTGAAGGTTTTGACGATCAATGGCGCACCGTGGGCAACCAGCGCAATGCGCTCTACACCAATCTCCCGGCAGGCAATTATCAGTTCCGCGTAAAAGCCAGCAACAACGATGGCATCTGGAACGAAGAGGGACACAGCATTCAATTAATCGTATTGCCGCCGCCCTGGAAAACCTGGTGGGCCTACAGCATTTATACGGCGCTCTTTCTTGGCATATTGCTAATGTTTGTACGCAACCAACACCAAAAAGTGGTCGTAGCACAAAAGATTAGCCACGAGCTGGAGCAAAAAGTTACTGAACGCACTGCCGAATTACGCAGTAAAAATAGCGAACTGGAAAGTGCCTACGCACAGCTGGAAGCGATTAGTTTGTCAGACCCACTTACGGGCTTGAGCAATCGTCGCTACTTGCAAAAATTGATGCCCATGGATACCGCCAAAGTGCAGCGAGAATACAGCGCAGCCCAATCCAGGGAGCCACGCAAAAAACCAACACCGGACCTCACGTTTTTTATTCTGGATGTGGATCACTTTAAATCAGTCAACGATATTTACGGTCACACGGCGGGCGACCAATTACTCATTCAGTTGTCAGATTTACTCACTCATATTTGTCGCGAATCCGATTGTGTCGTGCGTTGGGGCGGCGAAGAGTTTTTGGTGGTCAGTCGCTTTGCGGACCGCGACGACGGTCCACTCATGGCCGAGCGCATTCGCAAAACCATTGCTGAACATACCTTCAAATTGCCCGACGGTTCAGATTTGAAAAAGACCTGCTCGATTGGTTATGCCTGCTTCCCATTCCTGCGCGAAGCACCTACGGCATTGAGCTGGGAGCAAGTTATCGACGTGGCTGATCACGCGCTCTACGCTGCAAAAAAATCGGGGCGCAACCGCAGCGTTGGGCTCAGCGCAACCTCGACCACCCGCGCCAATGATCTTCATCAGGAAATTGGCAGCAACCTGCAAGGCATGATCCACAATCAAGAATTACATGTTATTGCACAAAACGCTGACGTGCTGGTGTGGGATTAA
- a CDS encoding DUF2817 domain-containing protein, protein MNSPETSPSPDSSSLRSAELRRELKQKIPELLQLERLIRNYPQHLNAQVELMLQVQHLHLPLYSITLGTTDTSAPTLLLTGGMHGIERIGSQVLIAWLQTLLERLNWDSHLQQQLAQVQLVLMPILNPVGMYLNQRSNGNGIDLNRNAPVNAEGDVPLLGGGHRLGTFLPWYRGKKNTPMEAENIALEKLLQKRILDRSFSLVVDLHSGFGMRDQLWFPYAYRKKPIHNIADYVALKLLWERSYPNHTYAFEPQSIHYLSHGDLWDYFCLQARSHQQSHFLPLTLEMGSWAWIKKRPRQIFNLAGLFNPQMQHRHARVLRSHLLLLDFMLAATLNYQNWLPDSKQRELLNQTAKSLWFN, encoded by the coding sequence ATGAACTCTCCAGAAACCTCCCCAAGCCCTGATTCATCCAGCCTGCGCAGCGCTGAATTGAGGCGCGAGCTAAAACAAAAAATTCCCGAGCTATTACAACTCGAACGCTTGATTCGCAATTACCCGCAGCACTTAAATGCGCAGGTCGAGTTAATGCTACAAGTGCAGCATCTGCACTTACCACTCTACTCCATCACCTTGGGCACGACAGATACCTCTGCCCCAACACTGTTATTAACCGGCGGTATGCACGGTATTGAGCGTATTGGCAGCCAGGTTTTAATCGCCTGGTTGCAAACGCTGCTGGAGCGATTAAATTGGGATTCTCACCTGCAGCAACAACTCGCCCAGGTGCAATTGGTGTTAATGCCAATTTTAAATCCGGTCGGCATGTATTTGAATCAGCGCAGCAACGGCAACGGAATAGATTTAAATCGCAACGCGCCTGTCAACGCGGAAGGGGATGTCCCCTTACTCGGTGGCGGGCATCGCCTTGGGACATTCTTACCCTGGTATCGCGGCAAAAAAAATACACCCATGGAAGCTGAAAATATTGCACTGGAAAAATTATTGCAGAAACGAATTTTAGATCGCTCGTTTTCGCTGGTAGTGGACTTGCACTCAGGCTTTGGTATGCGCGACCAGCTCTGGTTCCCTTACGCCTACCGCAAAAAGCCTATTCACAATATCGCTGATTATGTCGCACTAAAATTGTTGTGGGAGCGCAGTTACCCCAACCATACCTATGCCTTCGAGCCGCAATCCATTCACTACTTATCCCACGGGGACTTGTGGGACTATTTTTGCCTGCAAGCGCGCTCACACCAGCAATCTCATTTCTTACCTTTGACGTTGGAGATGGGTTCCTGGGCCTGGATCAAAAAACGCCCGCGCCAAATTTTTAACCTCGCGGGATTATTTAACCCGCAAATGCAACACCGCCATGCACGAGTATTGCGCAGTCATTTGTTATTATTGGATTTCATGTTGGCCGCCACACTCAATTACCAAAACTGGTTGCCCGATAGTAAACAGCGTGAATTATTAAACCAAACCGCTAAAAGTCTATGGTTTAATTAA
- a CDS encoding type II toxin-antitoxin system RelE/ParE family toxin: MVEIIWTNAATHDLNEIAEYIALSNPIAAAELVTDILAKVERLEQFPKSGKVPLAIPELNYRELTASPCRVLYRTDKNTVHIMHVCREERSLRKFLIERGTL, from the coding sequence ATGGTTGAAATAATATGGACCAACGCCGCAACTCACGACCTCAATGAAATCGCGGAATACATCGCCCTAAGCAACCCCATTGCAGCCGCAGAACTGGTAACGGATATTCTTGCTAAAGTTGAACGCCTTGAACAATTCCCCAAGTCGGGGAAGGTTCCTTTAGCCATTCCTGAGCTAAATTATCGAGAACTAACTGCATCCCCTTGTCGGGTACTTTACCGCACAGACAAAAACACCGTTCATATTATGCATGTGTGTCGCGAGGAGCGCAGCTTGCGAAAATTTCTAATAGAGCGGGGAACACTGTAA
- a CDS encoding tryptophan halogenase family protein, translated as MNKPIKKIVIVGGGTAGWMSAALLKKMLQQRVEIELVESEEIGIIGVGEATIPPIQTFNAVLGLNEAEFLRETRATIKMAIRFDHWKQCGDSYFHTFGAPGATLGYSSFQHYWLRARQQGLSSAGLWEYDLNYLCCNAGVFGKFNSKDPLYQLPYAYHFDSALYGRYLRKLSEQAGVVRTEGKISSVNVHPDSGFVESVQMENGQLIGGDLFIDCSGMRGLLIQGALHTGYEEWGHWLPCDRALAVPSQRFEKTLPYTRAIAHKVGWQWRIPLTHRNGNGLVYSSQYLSDDEAAHMLMSNLDSVALADPKPIQFNTGRTLQQWNKNVIAVGLSSGFLEPLESTSIHLIQSAIVRLAKNFPNAGFSVAQVNEYNQDSKREYETVRDFIILHYHLNERDDHDFWRYLRNMPIPERLAHKMELFRETGAVVNDAGDIFLDSSWLQVMMGQGIMPRDYHASADLPPAAELSAMLEQIAAAKRKPLAQLPSHDDFLFQYAGVTREVTQGG; from the coding sequence ATGAATAAACCCATCAAAAAAATAGTTATTGTTGGCGGCGGTACGGCGGGGTGGATGAGCGCTGCGCTGCTAAAAAAAATGTTACAGCAACGGGTAGAGATTGAGTTAGTTGAATCAGAGGAAATTGGCATTATCGGTGTGGGTGAGGCAACGATTCCGCCGATACAAACATTCAACGCGGTACTGGGTTTAAATGAAGCAGAATTTTTGCGTGAAACCCGGGCCACCATCAAAATGGCCATACGGTTTGATCATTGGAAACAGTGCGGTGACAGTTACTTTCACACCTTCGGTGCGCCGGGAGCTACTCTCGGCTACAGTTCATTTCAGCACTACTGGTTGCGCGCGCGTCAACAGGGGTTGAGCTCCGCTGGGCTATGGGAATACGATTTAAATTACTTGTGTTGTAATGCGGGTGTGTTTGGAAAATTTAATAGCAAAGACCCACTCTACCAACTTCCTTATGCCTATCATTTTGATTCTGCCCTCTACGGCCGCTATCTGCGCAAGTTGAGTGAGCAGGCAGGTGTGGTGCGTACCGAGGGAAAAATCAGTTCGGTAAACGTTCATCCGGATTCCGGTTTTGTCGAATCTGTGCAAATGGAAAATGGTCAGCTCATTGGAGGTGATTTATTTATCGACTGTAGTGGTATGCGTGGGTTATTAATTCAGGGTGCGCTGCACACCGGTTACGAGGAATGGGGGCATTGGCTACCCTGTGATCGCGCGCTGGCAGTGCCCTCGCAGCGCTTTGAAAAAACCTTGCCCTATACACGTGCCATCGCCCACAAGGTGGGGTGGCAGTGGCGAATTCCGCTCACGCACCGCAATGGGAATGGATTGGTTTACAGCTCGCAGTATTTAAGTGACGACGAAGCGGCGCATATGTTAATGAGCAATCTGGATTCGGTTGCGCTTGCCGATCCCAAACCTATTCAATTTAACACCGGACGAACACTGCAGCAGTGGAATAAAAATGTTATTGCCGTTGGCCTGTCGAGCGGATTTTTGGAGCCACTTGAATCCACCAGTATTCATTTAATTCAATCGGCCATAGTGCGCCTCGCCAAGAATTTTCCCAATGCAGGATTCAGCGTTGCGCAGGTCAATGAATACAATCAGGACTCCAAACGCGAATACGAAACCGTGCGCGATTTTATTATTTTGCATTACCACTTAAACGAGCGTGACGATCACGACTTCTGGCGGTATTTACGCAACATGCCGATTCCGGAACGGCTCGCACACAAAATGGAACTGTTTCGTGAAACAGGCGCAGTGGTCAATGATGCGGGCGATATTTTTCTCGATTCATCCTGGCTGCAAGTGATGATGGGGCAGGGAATTATGCCGCGCGACTATCACGCCAGTGCTGATTTGCCGCCCGCCGCTGAATTGAGCGCGATGCTTGAACAAATTGCAGCTGCCAAGCGCAAGCCGCTTGCGCAATTGCCAAGTCATGACGATTTTCTATTTCAGTATGCGGGTGTCACGCGCGAGGTGACCCAGGGTGGATAA